Proteins encoded within one genomic window of Spirulina major PCC 6313:
- a CDS encoding DUF4157 domain-containing protein gives MSSHAERSRQPAPLMPPPQQTAQRSAIAPPATTLPPGALMNNVQHVTTPVQAKPTIQRQANGESIAPMDVESDIHRARGGGQTLDPNLQRSMGQAMGADFSHVKVHTDRTSDNLNHALQAKAFTTGSDVFFRQGEYNPSSKGGQELIAHELTHVVQQTGASVQRRPDPLIQRVGLADASKHLTSPDPAADQAARAEFIRDNFNDFWFRLRMDRPLCEATLEFTDKNLAGENLRIIRDVYHSSIGLPAVFDQYIPDGAPDFVNIGFPLRTRLTTQGRDNLTMADIEEVLKELAGSVRGVIHGERTKPAFAVDYIAMSDAFGYSVGGGRERRGRGDASADSASAAAS, from the coding sequence ATGTCTTCTCACGCCGAACGTTCTCGTCAACCCGCCCCATTAATGCCACCGCCGCAGCAGACGGCACAACGGAGTGCGATCGCGCCTCCAGCGACGACGCTTCCCCCCGGTGCATTAATGAACAACGTCCAGCACGTCACCACCCCAGTCCAGGCCAAACCCACCATCCAACGCCAGGCCAACGGCGAAAGCATCGCCCCGATGGATGTTGAATCCGACATTCACCGCGCCCGTGGTGGTGGTCAAACCCTCGACCCAAACCTTCAGCGATCGATGGGGCAAGCGATGGGCGCAGACTTTAGCCATGTCAAAGTCCACACCGATCGCACCTCAGACAATCTTAACCACGCTCTCCAAGCCAAAGCCTTCACCACCGGCAGCGATGTCTTTTTTCGCCAAGGCGAATACAACCCCAGCAGCAAAGGCGGCCAAGAACTAATCGCCCACGAACTCACCCACGTCGTCCAGCAAACCGGCGCATCGGTGCAACGCCGCCCTGACCCGCTCATTCAGCGCGTCGGGTTAGCAGATGCATCAAAACACCTCACCTCCCCTGATCCCGCTGCCGATCAAGCTGCGCGAGCAGAGTTCATCCGAGACAACTTTAATGATTTTTGGTTTCGACTCCGGATGGATCGGCCACTATGTGAGGCAACCTTAGAGTTTACAGATAAAAACCTTGCGGGTGAAAATCTGAGAATTATTCGGGATGTATATCATTCATCTATTGGCTTACCTGCTGTTTTTGATCAATATATTCCCGATGGTGCGCCTGATTTTGTCAATATTGGCTTCCCCCTCAGAACTCGATTGACCACCCAAGGTCGCGATAATTTGACGATGGCCGATATAGAAGAGGTGTTGAAAGAGTTAGCCGGATCTGTAAGAGGGGTCATTCATGGCGAACGAACGAAGCCAGCATTTGCCGTAGATTACATTGCGATGTCCGATGCGTTTGGATATAGCGTCGGAGGGGGTCGTGAAAGACGTGGGCGGGGTGATGCGAGTGCAGACTCAGCGAGTGCAGCCGCATCTTAA